The Shewanella zhangzhouensis genome has a window encoding:
- the putA gene encoding bifunctional proline dehydrogenase/L-glutamate gamma-semialdehyde dehydrogenase PutA, translated as MFKASEVLAGRYDNANLDELFSLISQNYIVDEEAYLKELIALVPSSDEEIARITSRAHDLVAKVRQYEKKGLMVGIDAFLQQYSLETQEGIILMCLAEALLRIPDAETADALIADKLSGAKWDEHMSKSDSVLVNASTWGLMLTGKIVQLDKNLDGTPSNLLSRLVNRLGEPVIRQAMYAAMKIMGKQFVLGRTIEEGLKNAAEKRKLGYTHSYDMLGEAALTMKDADKYYRDYANAIQALGTAKFDESEAPRPTISIKLSALHPRYEVANEDRVMTELYGTLIKLIELARRLNVGIQIDAEEVDRLELSLKLFKKLYQSDAAKGWGLLGIVVQAYSKRALPVLMWLTRLAKEQGDEIPLRLVKGAYWDSELKWAQQAGEAGYPLFTRKAATDVSYLACARYLLSEATRGVIYPQFASHNAQTVAAITAMVGDRKFEFQRLHGMGQELYDTVLAEAAVPTVRIYAPIGAHKDLLPYLVRRLLENGANTSFVHKLVDPKTPIESLVTHPLKTLQGYKTLANNKIVKPADIFGAERKNSKGLNMNIISESEPFFAALEKFKDTQWSAGPLVNGETLSGEVRDVVSPYNTTLKVGQVAFASETAIEQAIVGADKAFASWCRTPVETRANALQKLADLLEENREELIALCTREAGKSIQDGIDEVREAVDFCRYYAVQAKKMMSKPELLPGPTGELNELFLQGRGVFVCISPWNFPLAIFLGQVAAALATGNTVIAKPAEQTCLIGFRAVQLAHEAGIPKDVLQFLPGTGALVGAKLTSDERIGGVCFTGSTTTAKVINRALAGRDGAIIPLIAETGGQNAMVVDSTSQPEQVVNDVVSSAFTSAGQRCSALRVLYLQEDIAERVLDVLKGAMDELTLGNPGSVKTDVGPVIDAAAKANLNAHIDHIKQVGRPIHQLSLPEGTENGHFVAPTAVEIDSIKVLTKENFGPILHVVRYKAADLQKVIDDINSTGFGLTLGIHSRNEGHALEVADKVNVGNVYINRNQIGAVVGVQPFGGQGLSGTGPKAGGPHYLTRFVTEKTRTNNITAIGGNATLLSLGDAD; from the coding sequence ATGTTCAAAGCGAGTGAAGTACTGGCAGGTCGTTACGACAACGCCAATCTCGACGAATTGTTCAGTCTGATCAGTCAAAACTACATCGTTGATGAGGAAGCCTACCTCAAAGAACTGATTGCGCTGGTTCCGTCGAGCGACGAAGAAATCGCGCGCATCACCAGCCGTGCCCACGATCTGGTGGCCAAGGTTCGCCAATACGAGAAGAAAGGTTTAATGGTGGGCATCGATGCCTTCCTGCAGCAGTACTCCCTGGAAACCCAGGAAGGCATTATCCTCATGTGCCTGGCCGAGGCCCTGCTGCGTATTCCCGATGCCGAAACCGCCGACGCCCTGATTGCCGACAAGCTGTCCGGTGCCAAGTGGGATGAGCACATGTCCAAGAGTGACTCTGTGCTGGTAAACGCCTCCACCTGGGGCTTGATGCTGACAGGCAAAATCGTCCAACTCGACAAGAACCTCGACGGTACCCCGAGCAATCTGCTGAGCCGTCTGGTAAACCGTCTGGGTGAGCCTGTTATCCGTCAGGCCATGTACGCCGCCATGAAAATCATGGGCAAGCAGTTCGTACTGGGTCGCACCATCGAAGAAGGCCTGAAAAACGCCGCCGAGAAGCGCAAGCTGGGTTACACCCACTCCTACGACATGCTGGGCGAGGCTGCCCTGACCATGAAGGATGCCGACAAGTATTATCGCGATTACGCCAATGCCATTCAGGCACTGGGTACGGCCAAGTTCGATGAGAGCGAAGCCCCGCGTCCCACCATTTCCATCAAGCTCTCTGCCCTGCACCCACGTTACGAAGTGGCCAATGAAGACAGGGTAATGACCGAGCTGTATGGCACCCTGATCAAACTTATCGAACTGGCCCGTCGTCTTAACGTGGGTATTCAGATTGATGCCGAAGAAGTGGACCGTCTCGAGCTGTCTCTGAAACTCTTCAAGAAGCTGTATCAGTCTGACGCCGCCAAGGGTTGGGGTTTGCTGGGTATTGTGGTGCAGGCTTACTCCAAGCGCGCCCTGCCAGTGCTGATGTGGCTGACCCGCCTTGCCAAAGAACAGGGCGATGAAATCCCACTGCGTCTGGTGAAAGGCGCCTATTGGGACAGCGAGCTCAAGTGGGCCCAACAGGCCGGTGAAGCGGGCTATCCGCTGTTTACCCGCAAGGCTGCCACCGATGTGTCATACCTTGCCTGTGCCCGTTACCTGCTGTCTGAAGCGACCCGCGGCGTCATTTATCCGCAGTTTGCCAGCCACAACGCCCAGACTGTCGCTGCCATCACCGCCATGGTGGGCGATCGCAAGTTTGAATTCCAGCGCCTGCACGGCATGGGTCAGGAACTCTATGACACTGTGCTGGCAGAAGCGGCCGTACCCACAGTGCGCATCTACGCCCCGATTGGCGCTCATAAAGATCTGCTGCCTTATCTGGTGCGTCGTCTGCTGGAAAACGGTGCCAACACCTCATTTGTACACAAACTGGTGGATCCCAAGACGCCCATTGAGTCGCTGGTAACCCATCCGCTGAAAACCCTGCAAGGCTACAAGACCCTGGCAAACAACAAAATAGTAAAGCCCGCCGATATCTTCGGTGCTGAGCGTAAAAATTCCAAGGGACTCAATATGAACATCATTTCCGAATCCGAGCCATTCTTCGCGGCGCTGGAGAAATTCAAGGACACCCAGTGGAGCGCAGGCCCGCTGGTCAACGGTGAGACCCTGTCGGGTGAAGTGCGTGACGTGGTCAGCCCCTACAACACCACCCTGAAAGTGGGTCAGGTTGCCTTCGCAAGCGAAACGGCCATCGAACAGGCCATTGTCGGTGCCGACAAGGCATTTGCCAGCTGGTGCCGTACCCCCGTTGAGACCCGCGCCAATGCCCTGCAAAAGCTGGCGGATCTGCTGGAAGAAAACCGCGAAGAGCTGATTGCCCTGTGTACCCGCGAAGCCGGTAAGAGCATCCAGGACGGTATCGACGAAGTGCGCGAAGCCGTGGACTTCTGCCGCTACTATGCGGTTCAGGCCAAGAAGATGATGAGCAAGCCCGAGCTGCTGCCAGGCCCAACAGGCGAGCTGAACGAGCTGTTCCTGCAGGGTCGTGGTGTGTTTGTGTGTATCAGCCCATGGAACTTCCCACTGGCCATCTTCCTCGGTCAGGTAGCCGCTGCACTGGCAACCGGTAACACTGTCATTGCCAAGCCAGCCGAGCAAACCTGCCTGATTGGTTTCCGCGCCGTGCAGCTGGCCCATGAAGCCGGTATTCCAAAAGACGTACTGCAATTCCTGCCGGGCACTGGTGCCCTTGTGGGTGCCAAACTGACCTCTGATGAGCGTATCGGTGGCGTGTGCTTTACCGGTTCTACCACCACTGCCAAGGTCATCAACCGTGCCCTGGCGGGTCGTGATGGCGCCATCATCCCGCTGATTGCCGAAACCGGTGGTCAGAACGCCATGGTGGTGGATTCCACCAGCCAGCCTGAGCAGGTGGTAAACGATGTGGTGTCCTCCGCCTTTACCAGCGCCGGTCAGCGCTGCTCCGCCCTGCGGGTGCTCTATTTGCAGGAAGACATCGCCGAGCGCGTACTGGACGTGCTCAAGGGTGCCATGGATGAACTGACTCTGGGTAACCCAGGTTCGGTGAAAACCGACGTGGGCCCTGTGATTGATGCCGCCGCCAAGGCCAATCTGAATGCCCACATCGACCATATCAAGCAGGTGGGTCGTCCTATTCACCAACTGAGCCTGCCGGAAGGTACCGAAAATGGTCACTTCGTGGCGCCAACCGCGGTGGAAATCGACTCCATCAAGGTACTGACCAAAGAAAACTTCGGTCCTATCCTGCACGTGGTGCGTTACAAGGCTGCCGACCTGCAGAAGGTTATCGATGACATCAACTCTACCGGTTTCGGTCTGACCCTGGGCATCCACAGCCGCAACGAGGGCCATGCCCTGGAAGTGGCCGACAAGGTGAACGTGGGTAACGTGTATATCAACCGTAACCAAATCGGCGCCGTGGTTGGCGTGCAGCCATTCGGTGGTCAGGGCCTGTCCGGCACAGGTCCAAAAGCCGGCGGTCCACACTACCTGACCCGTTTTGTGACCGAGAAAACCCGCACCAACAACATTACCGCCATCGGTGGTAATGCGACATTGCTGTCTCTGGGCGACGCCGACTGA
- the cydC gene encoding heme ABC transporter ATP-binding protein/permease CydC, producing the protein MNLIKLFLPLLRRQWLMMFTGLLLAFITLVAGIGLLSLSGWFLSATAVAGLSLATAQAFNFFTPAGGVRFLSIARTASRYGERLATHEATFRLLTELRVKVWRALMPLADKDLAGLRQSELLNRLVADIDTLDHLYLRLLVPMGAFVAVLLALFAFIGWFDTRLAILLCGGLLLALCCIPLSFYLLGRSSAVAVVNQKRRYRVQSLEFLGGLAELWLFGALDKYRQDLDLTEQQWQRSQRTMASLQGLSQAVLVLVHGVLILLMLVMASGGVGDRVPPGPLAAMVLFASLAVMEMLMPLAGAFSQLAGCLAAGDRVNDIIDKQSDIMFGEKAQLPAGDIYFEDIEFGYQSRHPVLSQFSLHIRQGSRVAVLGKTGVGKSSLFTLLTRGYNPDSGRIRVGETDIQEVTEKALRSAITVVSQRVHLFAGTLKDNLAMACETPPTDAALVQVLERVGLGYLTQSDDGLKLWIGEGGRLLSGGEIRRIGIARALLKDSPILLLDEPTEGLDRRTERQMLALLFEHAKDKTLVMISHRLTAMTEMDAIHILENGRVRASGSHEVLVAQHPEYRALSLCRE; encoded by the coding sequence ATGAACTTGATTAAACTTTTTTTACCTCTGCTTCGCCGCCAATGGCTGATGATGTTTACCGGTTTGTTACTGGCCTTTATCACCCTGGTGGCCGGAATCGGCCTGTTGTCGCTGTCTGGCTGGTTTTTGTCTGCTACTGCGGTTGCGGGGCTGAGCCTTGCCACGGCGCAGGCCTTTAACTTTTTTACGCCGGCAGGCGGGGTGCGGTTTTTGTCCATTGCCCGCACCGCGAGCCGTTATGGTGAGCGCCTTGCCACCCACGAAGCCACCTTCAGACTGCTGACCGAGCTCAGGGTCAAGGTGTGGCGGGCACTGATGCCGCTGGCGGACAAGGATTTGGCGGGGCTTAGGCAGTCTGAACTCCTTAACCGTTTGGTCGCTGACATCGATACCCTGGATCACCTGTATCTGCGCCTGCTGGTGCCTATGGGGGCCTTCGTTGCTGTGCTGCTGGCGTTGTTTGCCTTTATCGGATGGTTTGACACGCGCCTCGCCATACTGCTTTGTGGTGGTTTGTTGTTGGCGCTTTGCTGTATTCCCCTCAGTTTTTATCTGCTTGGGCGCAGCAGCGCCGTGGCGGTTGTGAACCAAAAGCGCCGCTACCGGGTGCAGTCCCTGGAGTTTTTGGGGGGCTTAGCAGAACTGTGGTTGTTTGGTGCGCTGGATAAGTATCGCCAGGACCTGGACCTTACCGAGCAGCAATGGCAGCGTTCGCAGCGCACCATGGCCAGCCTGCAGGGGCTATCGCAGGCAGTGCTGGTGCTGGTACATGGCGTGCTCATCCTGCTGATGTTGGTCATGGCATCCGGCGGCGTTGGCGACAGGGTGCCTCCCGGGCCATTGGCGGCCATGGTGCTGTTTGCCAGCCTGGCTGTGATGGAAATGCTGATGCCCCTTGCTGGGGCATTCAGTCAGCTGGCGGGGTGTCTTGCCGCGGGCGACAGAGTCAATGACATTATCGACAAGCAAAGCGATATCATGTTTGGCGAGAAAGCGCAGCTGCCTGCCGGGGATATCTATTTCGAAGATATCGAGTTTGGTTACCAATCCCGGCATCCGGTGCTGTCACAGTTTTCGCTGCATATTCGACAGGGGAGCAGGGTGGCTGTGCTCGGCAAAACAGGGGTGGGGAAATCCAGTCTCTTTACCCTGTTGACCCGGGGCTACAACCCTGACTCGGGGCGTATTCGGGTGGGAGAGACAGACATTCAGGAGGTCACGGAAAAAGCCCTGCGCTCCGCCATCACTGTGGTGAGCCAGCGGGTGCATCTCTTTGCCGGTACCCTCAAAGACAACCTGGCAATGGCCTGTGAAACACCGCCCACCGATGCGGCACTGGTACAGGTGCTGGAGCGGGTGGGGTTGGGTTATTTGACCCAAAGCGACGATGGATTAAAGCTGTGGATTGGCGAAGGTGGACGCTTGCTCTCAGGCGGTGAGATCCGCCGCATCGGCATTGCCCGCGCGCTCTTGAAAGACAGCCCCATTTTACTGCTGGACGAACCCACCGAAGGGCTCGATAGGCGCACTGAACGGCAAATGCTGGCGCTGCTGTTTGAGCATGCCAAAGACAAAACTCTGGTGATGATTAGCCACAGACTGACTGCCATGACGGAGATGGATGCTATCCATATTCTGGAAAATGGCCGGGTGCGTGCCAGTGGCAGCCACGAGGTCCTGGTGGCGCAGCATCCCGAGTACCGGGCACTGTCACTCTGTCGTGAGTAA
- the cydD gene encoding heme ABC transporter permease/ATP-binding protein CydD: MDKSLEKQLALWLKSRKAACGPFLLLSVALGLLAGLLLIGQAWLLARMLSAVVMQGETISAVGAEISALLGLIIARAIVAWGRERVSFEAGRRLRTELRGEVLNRLSALGPAFIKGKPLGSWGAVVLEQIEDLHDFYARYLPQLSLAAMIPLVILACVFPLNWAAGLILLGTAPLIPLFMILVGMGAADANRKHFAALSRLSGHFMDRLRGIVTLRLFDRAEAEGRAIEKASDEFRSRTMAVLRMAFLSSAVLEFFAAVSLALVAVYFGFSYLGHLDFGHYGQSISLFTGLFVLMLAPEFYQPLRDMGTHYHAKAQAVAAAEALSELLAIDIDKQQGKEPLPGSLDIEARDVCIYSHQGALLAGPLSFSLKQGERLAIVGPSGAGKSSLLHALLGFLPFKGELTVGGIPFTELDMAQWRGAVAWLGQEPHLFHGSLRDNIAMGRELGDEQIHELLAKAQIADFVAGSADGLSYAIAEGGGGVSVGQAQRLALARALAGQPNIFLLDEPGASLDVDSERKVMESIMRESEGLSLVMVSHRLEALTQLDRVLVMDGGTIVESGTATELANANGLFAELLSESGLASSLDTPAFDGEVRP; this comes from the coding sequence ATGGACAAATCCCTCGAAAAACAACTCGCCCTCTGGCTTAAATCCCGCAAGGCTGCCTGTGGTCCTTTTCTGCTGCTGAGCGTTGCCCTGGGGCTGCTCGCCGGTTTGTTACTCATAGGTCAGGCCTGGTTGCTGGCCCGTATGCTGAGCGCCGTGGTGATGCAGGGCGAAACCATTTCAGCCGTCGGGGCTGAGATAAGCGCCCTGCTGGGGCTTATTATTGCCAGGGCGATTGTGGCCTGGGGCCGTGAGCGGGTCAGCTTTGAAGCGGGGCGCCGCCTTAGAACCGAGCTTAGAGGCGAAGTGCTAAACCGTCTTTCAGCACTGGGACCTGCCTTTATCAAGGGTAAACCTCTTGGCAGCTGGGGCGCCGTGGTGCTCGAGCAAATCGAAGACCTGCACGACTTTTACGCCCGTTATCTGCCGCAGCTGTCGCTGGCGGCCATGATCCCTTTGGTTATTCTCGCCTGTGTTTTTCCGCTGAATTGGGCCGCCGGGCTGATTTTGCTGGGGACAGCACCACTCATTCCCCTCTTTATGATCCTGGTTGGTATGGGCGCCGCTGATGCCAACCGTAAGCATTTTGCGGCCCTCTCAAGGTTGTCAGGGCACTTTATGGACAGGCTAAGAGGCATAGTTACCCTGCGGCTCTTCGACCGGGCCGAAGCGGAAGGGCGGGCCATCGAAAAGGCCTCCGATGAATTTCGAAGCCGCACCATGGCAGTGCTGCGCATGGCATTTTTAAGCTCGGCGGTACTGGAGTTTTTTGCCGCCGTCAGCCTTGCTTTGGTGGCGGTTTATTTCGGTTTCAGCTATCTGGGGCACCTGGATTTTGGCCATTACGGCCAAAGTATCAGCCTCTTTACCGGCCTTTTTGTGCTGATGTTGGCGCCTGAGTTTTATCAGCCCCTCAGAGACATGGGCACCCACTACCACGCCAAGGCGCAGGCGGTGGCCGCCGCCGAGGCACTGTCTGAGCTGCTGGCTATCGATATCGATAAACAGCAAGGCAAGGAGCCCCTTCCCGGCAGCCTCGATATCGAAGCTAGGGATGTATGCATCTACAGCCATCAGGGGGCACTGCTGGCAGGGCCGCTGTCATTCAGTCTCAAACAAGGGGAGCGCCTCGCCATCGTTGGTCCATCCGGGGCGGGTAAAAGCAGTCTGTTGCATGCACTGCTCGGCTTTTTGCCCTTCAAGGGGGAGCTGACGGTGGGCGGCATACCTTTTACCGAGCTGGATATGGCCCAGTGGCGGGGCGCAGTGGCCTGGCTTGGGCAGGAACCACATCTCTTCCACGGCAGCCTTCGCGACAATATTGCCATGGGCAGGGAGCTTGGCGATGAGCAAATCCATGAACTGCTCGCCAAAGCGCAGATAGCGGATTTTGTGGCCGGGTCGGCCGATGGCCTGTCATATGCCATCGCCGAAGGTGGAGGCGGCGTATCTGTGGGGCAAGCCCAGCGACTGGCGCTGGCACGAGCCCTGGCAGGTCAGCCCAACATCTTCCTGCTGGATGAACCCGGCGCCAGTCTGGATGTGGACAGTGAACGCAAGGTGATGGAGAGCATTATGCGGGAGAGTGAGGGGCTGAGCCTGGTGATGGTCAGCCATCGCCTGGAAGCGCTGACCCAGCTCGACCGTGTACTGGTGATGGATGGCGGCACCATTGTGGAGTCGGGAACCGCGACTGAGCTTGCCAACGCCAACGGCCTTTTTGCCGAGCTCTTGTCTGAGTCGGGGCTTGCGAGCAGCCTGGACACCCCGGCTTTTGACGGGGAGGTAAGGCCATGA
- a CDS encoding SCO family protein: MITKRPQAATFLGKSLSMLALLLACAGAQVQAQMPVLKGIGGDFSMQSSKGTQVNLSDFRGKVVMMFFGYTNCADICPTTMAHISQLMQKMPAEERARIQVLFVSIDSDYDTPKHLNKYLSYFDPSFIGLVDERAKIDEVAAMYHADYSKLADDKVTTEYKKLSLERQGSSGKGYLYSHTAKIFVLDPEGRVRGFFYTGTPLDEMQADISSLLNPQAKS; this comes from the coding sequence ATGATAACCAAGCGCCCACAAGCAGCGACCTTCCTCGGCAAATCTTTATCCATGCTGGCTTTGCTGCTGGCGTGCGCCGGTGCCCAGGTTCAGGCACAGATGCCGGTACTCAAGGGCATTGGCGGCGACTTCAGCATGCAAAGCAGCAAAGGGACTCAGGTCAACCTCAGCGACTTTCGCGGCAAGGTGGTGATGATGTTTTTTGGCTACACTAACTGCGCCGATATTTGCCCAACCACCATGGCCCATATCAGTCAGTTGATGCAAAAAATGCCGGCAGAAGAACGCGCCCGTATCCAGGTGCTTTTTGTCAGCATCGACAGCGATTACGACACCCCAAAACACCTCAATAAATACCTGAGCTACTTCGACCCCAGCTTTATTGGTCTGGTGGACGAGCGGGCCAAAATCGATGAAGTGGCCGCCATGTATCACGCCGATTACAGCAAACTCGCCGACGATAAGGTGACGACCGAGTACAAAAAGCTCAGCCTCGAACGCCAGGGCAGTTCCGGCAAAGGCTATCTCTATTCCCACACCGCCAAGATTTTTGTTCTCGACCCCGAAGGCCGGGTGCGGGGCTTCTTCTACACTGGCACGCCCCTGGACGAGATGCAGGCGGATATATCCTCCCTGCTTAATCCTCAAGCCAAAAGTTAA
- the nirK gene encoding copper-containing nitrite reductase — translation MKNEQQSIEHGVDTNRRQFLGGSVGAGLVGLGLASGLMTSQANATTAGNKTKSDRMANYTADQLERVKQELVPPPMVPKHDQVASGKPKVIEVRLEVEEKQIELENGVFAWVCAFNGSVPGPLIVCHQHDYVELTLVNPKTNVLSHNIDLHSATGALGGGELTLVAPGQEVTFRFKATKAGTFVYHCAPGGIMIPWHVAMGMHGAIMVLPREGLSDGDGNPLHYDRAYYIGEADFYVPKDAQGNYKRYNQLMESMEEVLTTMKTLLPSHIVFNGGVGALTGKHAMPAKVGESVLFIHSQANRDTRPHIIGGHGDYVWAAGSFADRPQRDLETWMVAGGSAAAALYTFRQPGLHAYVNHNLIEAIMKGAAAHIKVDGEWDDNLMVQVRKPSAIV, via the coding sequence ATGAAAAACGAACAGCAATCTATCGAACATGGCGTGGACACCAACCGCAGACAATTTCTGGGCGGATCTGTGGGCGCAGGTCTGGTGGGTCTGGGGCTCGCTTCCGGACTGATGACCAGCCAGGCCAATGCCACCACTGCGGGCAACAAGACCAAAAGCGATCGCATGGCCAACTACACCGCCGATCAACTTGAGCGGGTAAAGCAAGAACTGGTGCCCCCGCCAATGGTGCCCAAACATGATCAGGTTGCCAGTGGCAAACCCAAGGTCATTGAAGTGCGCCTCGAAGTAGAAGAGAAGCAAATCGAGCTGGAAAATGGCGTGTTTGCCTGGGTATGTGCCTTCAACGGCAGCGTCCCCGGGCCACTCATCGTGTGCCACCAGCATGACTACGTTGAGCTGACTCTGGTTAATCCCAAGACCAATGTGCTGTCCCACAATATCGACCTGCACTCTGCCACCGGTGCGCTGGGCGGCGGCGAGCTGACCCTGGTAGCCCCCGGGCAGGAGGTCACTTTCCGCTTCAAAGCCACCAAGGCAGGTACCTTTGTGTATCACTGTGCCCCGGGCGGCATCATGATCCCCTGGCACGTGGCCATGGGGATGCACGGCGCCATCATGGTGCTGCCACGGGAAGGCCTGAGCGACGGTGATGGCAATCCGCTCCACTACGACCGCGCCTACTACATTGGCGAAGCCGACTTCTATGTACCCAAAGACGCACAGGGTAACTACAAGCGTTACAACCAACTGATGGAAAGCATGGAAGAAGTGCTCACCACCATGAAGACACTGCTGCCTTCCCACATAGTGTTCAACGGCGGCGTAGGCGCCCTCACAGGCAAGCACGCCATGCCAGCCAAAGTGGGAGAGTCTGTGCTCTTTATCCACTCCCAGGCCAACCGTGACACCCGCCCCCATATCATCGGCGGCCATGGTGACTATGTGTGGGCAGCGGGCTCCTTCGCCGACCGGCCACAACGGGATCTGGAAACCTGGATGGTGGCAGGGGGCAGCGCCGCTGCGGCGCTCTACACCTTCCGTCAGCCGGGGCTGCACGCCTACGTTAACCACAACCTGATTGAGGCCATCATGAAAGGGGCTGCCGCCCACATCAAGGTGGACGGTGAGTGGGATGACAACCTGATGGTACAGGTGAGAAAGCCCAGTGCCATCGTCTGA
- a CDS encoding helix-turn-helix domain-containing protein: MSDKLLTLDEVAKLLDKSAVTIKRYAREHLLTNVGEGEELMFREEEVMRYLEFSKRLG, encoded by the coding sequence ATGAGCGATAAACTGCTGACACTGGACGAAGTTGCCAAGCTGCTCGATAAATCTGCCGTCACCATCAAACGCTATGCCAGGGAACACCTGCTGACCAACGTGGGTGAAGGCGAAGAGCTTATGTTCAGGGAAGAAGAAGTCATGCGCTATTTGGAGTTTTCCAAACGCCTGGGTTAG
- a CDS encoding copper chaperone PCu(A)C, giving the protein MTFSLKLLLKPALLLALVNSATTFAGELMVHDAWVRAMPPNARAVPVYLSLHNGSEKDIALTAIETPLGRIELHQSIQQGEMMKMQRVERIEVAAHAMVKLAPMGYHGMLLDMQAPPAAGEQVALTLHFDNGETARIEAPVIAGQGEMIASGHEHHH; this is encoded by the coding sequence ATGACATTCAGCCTCAAACTGCTCCTCAAACCTGCCCTGCTGCTGGCGTTGGTCAATTCGGCCACGACCTTCGCGGGGGAACTCATGGTCCACGATGCCTGGGTCAGGGCCATGCCCCCCAATGCCAGAGCCGTGCCTGTGTATCTGTCGCTGCACAATGGCAGCGAAAAAGATATTGCCCTCACCGCCATAGAAACGCCTCTGGGGCGGATTGAGCTGCACCAGAGTATTCAGCAGGGGGAGATGATGAAAATGCAGCGCGTTGAGCGGATTGAGGTGGCCGCCCACGCCATGGTCAAACTTGCCCCCATGGGGTATCACGGCATGCTGCTGGACATGCAGGCGCCCCCGGCGGCCGGGGAACAAGTCGCACTGACACTGCACTTTGATAACGGAGAAACCGCACGGATAGAAGCGCCTGTAATAGCTGGGCAGGGTGAAATGATAGCCTCGGGCCATGAGCATCATCACTGA
- a CDS encoding DUF3626 domain-containing protein codes for MPRSPSSQYLAIESLSRYAREERESALGIIRNVLQMSDIAPGRFNAAMQAVAMHGRIALHFHPDRFDSRGLMVAEGLLQDGRYRCQFETHISSGLLSPEIGGARDHWERQFFRELTADIAARPKYGALDLLLAPNGPAPRFGSCYFLTKPEVLARATFCFNDSYRNPRDKGTADAFEMVMAALLTESFERRYALGEHGLAPAKLVERLVSTLGEDIALRFERGLSGNLDHYIEAQIHGPLSLAEDMEALVADPSFRGTEIEPVLRAIAERYQIALYWHSGLCLDVEHVVRDFRGAGMPSLAQRLAIDGNVTAYAIGVAAREVSRFPTRWRARGHKAEVMSELKWLWHLLVRYGAAREEREPSFMHDDSVPLQENLHAEPGPGNEATCDKGAFTADGSEASVTVQGAHASDAAATDKVKDNSVS; via the coding sequence ATGCCGCGTTCGCCGAGCAGCCAGTATCTGGCGATAGAAAGCCTGAGTCGTTATGCCCGGGAAGAGCGTGAATCCGCACTCGGGATTATCCGCAATGTGCTGCAGATGTCAGACATAGCACCGGGACGATTCAATGCCGCTATGCAGGCCGTGGCCATGCATGGACGAATCGCCTTGCACTTTCATCCTGACAGGTTCGACTCCCGTGGTCTGATGGTGGCCGAAGGTCTGTTGCAGGACGGTCGCTACCGTTGTCAGTTTGAAACCCATATCTCGTCCGGTCTGTTATCACCTGAGATTGGTGGTGCCCGCGATCACTGGGAGCGGCAATTTTTCCGTGAGCTGACCGCTGACATAGCTGCCCGCCCCAAATACGGAGCCCTGGATTTACTGCTTGCCCCCAATGGCCCGGCGCCGCGTTTTGGCAGCTGCTATTTTCTGACCAAGCCGGAGGTGCTGGCTCGGGCAACCTTTTGTTTTAATGATTCTTACCGCAATCCCCGGGACAAGGGCACCGCCGATGCCTTTGAGATGGTAATGGCGGCCTTGCTGACTGAAAGTTTCGAGCGCCGTTATGCCCTGGGAGAGCATGGCCTGGCGCCGGCCAAACTGGTGGAAAGGTTGGTCTCGACCCTGGGTGAAGACATAGCCCTCAGGTTTGAGCGTGGTTTGTCGGGCAATCTGGATCACTATATCGAGGCGCAGATCCACGGGCCGCTTTCGCTGGCTGAAGACATGGAAGCTCTGGTGGCCGACCCCAGTTTCAGAGGCACAGAGATTGAACCTGTGCTGCGCGCGATTGCAGAGCGTTATCAGATAGCCCTTTACTGGCATTCGGGCCTCTGTCTGGATGTGGAACATGTAGTGCGGGATTTTCGCGGTGCAGGCATGCCGTCACTGGCGCAGCGGCTCGCCATCGATGGCAATGTCACCGCCTATGCCATCGGTGTTGCGGCCCGTGAAGTCAGCCGATTCCCAACCCGCTGGCGCGCCCGGGGTCATAAAGCCGAGGTAATGAGCGAGCTTAAATGGCTCTGGCACCTGCTGGTGCGTTACGGCGCAGCGCGGGAAGAGCGCGAGCCATCGTTTATGCATGATGACTCGGTGCCGCTGCAGGAAAACCTTCACGCCGAGCCCGGGCCTGGCAATGAGGCTACCTGTGACAAAGGGGCATTCACTGCAGATGGCTCTGAGGCATCGGTAACCGTACAGGGGGCTCACGCCAGTGATGCGGCTGCTACAGACAAAGTCAAAGACAATTCAGTGAGCTGA